In Longimicrobiales bacterium, a single window of DNA contains:
- a CDS encoding RluA family pseudouridine synthase, with product MNSAEPPRERLVVSDADNDRLDSWLARHHPDLSRSRAAQLLADGRILVNGAAPRKSLRLSDGDIIEIDMPDPVAATIGPEPIPLTIVYEDSDILVIDKPPGLVVHPAPGHSSGTLVNALLHHVSDLSGIGGVRRPGIVHRLDRDTSGLMIVAKNDAAHRTLSDALRRRDVRRIYLAAAWGHLSQDSLEIDAPIGRARNDRKRMAVMPEGRSARTRIRRVARWRAADLVQAELDTGRTHQIRVHLAHIGHPVVGDATYGQGAERGVSGPDRRWAAELAKRVPRQFLHAARLRFLHPRTGAEMRFDAGLPPDLAAAAEWAEATTLGG from the coding sequence TTGAACAGCGCTGAGCCACCGCGCGAGCGCCTCGTCGTTTCCGATGCGGACAACGACCGCCTCGACTCCTGGCTCGCCCGCCATCATCCGGATCTCTCCCGATCCCGCGCGGCCCAGCTGCTCGCGGACGGACGTATCCTCGTCAACGGGGCCGCCCCGCGCAAAAGCCTGCGGCTCAGTGACGGCGATATCATCGAGATCGACATGCCGGACCCCGTGGCAGCGACGATCGGGCCGGAACCGATCCCTCTGACCATCGTGTACGAGGACTCCGATATCCTCGTGATCGACAAGCCGCCCGGCCTCGTGGTGCATCCGGCACCCGGGCACAGCTCCGGCACTCTCGTCAACGCGCTCCTGCATCACGTGAGCGATCTCTCCGGTATCGGCGGCGTGCGCCGGCCGGGGATCGTGCATCGACTCGACCGCGACACCTCAGGCCTGATGATCGTCGCGAAGAACGACGCCGCTCACCGCACGCTGTCGGACGCGCTCCGGCGGCGCGACGTACGACGTATCTACCTCGCCGCTGCATGGGGTCACCTGTCCCAGGACAGTCTGGAGATCGACGCGCCCATCGGCCGGGCGCGCAACGACCGCAAGCGCATGGCCGTCATGCCGGAGGGCCGCTCGGCCCGCACCCGCATCCGCCGGGTCGCCCGGTGGCGGGCGGCCGATCTGGTGCAGGCCGAGCTGGACACGGGGCGCACGCACCAGATCCGCGTCCATCTGGCGCACATTGGCCATCCCGTCGTCGGAGACGCCACGTATGGCCAGGGCGCCGAGCGCGGGGTGAGCGGGCCGGACCGGCGCTGGGCCGCGGAACTGGCGAAACGGGTGCCACGCCAGTTTCTGCACGCAGCCCGCCTGCGTTTCCTCCATCCGCGGACCGGCGCGGAGATGCGCTTCGATGCCGGACTGCCGCCGGATCTGGCGGCTGCGGCCGAGTGGGCGGAAGCCACGACACTCGGCGGTTGA